One Tamlana carrageenivorans genomic region harbors:
- a CDS encoding IS982 family transposase has translation MNNLSANYERILEVLRKISKEQLLSYQRRQPKLSDLELISLSLTAEFMGIDSENDLFRKLPDSLLSKIERSVYNRRRRKLVNKLNSIRLSLASHFNEFEDYFVVDSMPLEVCKLSRSSRSKICKENTYAFPDKGYCAAQSSNYYGYKLHAVCSVNGVFQSIDLSPASVHDINYLKDIKMQISDCTLIGDKGYLSTEIQLNLFETCNITLNTPMRSNQKNYKVQPYVFRKKRKRIETLFSQLCDQFMIRRNYAKTFEGFKTRIVAKITALTTIQYINKFIFGRNINNIKISII, from the coding sequence ATGAACAACTTGAGTGCAAATTACGAAAGAATATTGGAAGTATTAAGAAAAATATCGAAAGAACAACTTTTAAGTTATCAAAGACGACAACCAAAGCTTAGTGATTTAGAACTTATCAGTTTGAGTCTTACTGCCGAATTTATGGGAATAGATAGTGAAAATGACCTTTTTAGAAAACTTCCAGATTCCCTATTATCAAAAATAGAGAGAAGTGTCTACAATAGAAGAAGACGAAAACTAGTTAATAAGCTCAACAGTATCAGGTTAAGCTTAGCTTCCCATTTTAATGAATTTGAAGATTATTTTGTAGTAGATAGTATGCCCTTAGAAGTTTGTAAATTATCACGCAGTTCTCGTTCAAAGATTTGTAAAGAAAACACTTATGCATTTCCAGATAAAGGTTATTGTGCAGCTCAAAGTTCTAATTATTACGGTTATAAACTGCACGCTGTTTGTTCTGTAAATGGTGTCTTTCAAAGTATCGATTTGAGTCCAGCATCTGTACACGATATTAATTATCTTAAAGATATTAAGATGCAAATAAGCGATTGTACATTAATTGGTGATAAAGGCTATTTATCAACAGAAATACAACTTAACTTGTTTGAAACCTGTAATATAACGCTAAATACACCTATGAGAAGCAATCAAAAAAATTACAAAGTACAGCCTTATGTATTTAGAAAAAAGAGGAAAAGGATAGAAACATTATTTTCACAACTTTGTGACCAATTTATGATAAGACGCAATTATGCTAAAACTTTTGAAGGTTTTAAAACAAGAATCGTAGCTAAGATAACTGCTTTAACAACTATTCAGTATATCAATAAGTTTATTTTTGGGAGAAACATTAATAATATTAAAATTAGCATTATTTAA
- a CDS encoding DUF4175 family protein, translating to MNHFKIIQEKLEVFIRRFYFNELLKGALLFFTIGLLYFLLTLFIESVLWLNPTSRTVLFWLFVIVELGLLIKFLVLPLAKLFKLQKGIDYEFASKIIGKHFPEVNDKLLNVLQLHQNKLQSELLLASIEQKSLELQPVPFKLAVNFKSTTKYLKYAAIPVLIILLVFLSGHINGFSASYKRVVDYKTAYEPPAPFKFFVINNDLNAVENKDFTVRVETVGEVVPESVQIFYNDEVYFLEKKGIGTFEYVFSQPKETIDFRLSANDVYSKNYQINVIPTPSLVSFNMILDYPNYTKKANETLKSTGNASVPEGTKITWQVQTKSTNEVQFVSNDTSLFVSDGANAFKFSKQAFNPFNYGLSTSNSNLKNYENLDFSIRVIKDEHPEVRIKVEKDTVDLQTLYFYGQVSDDYGFSKLQMVYYPSHDEEAKQIVVLPFSNSNVSEFVTAFPNNLNIEAGISYDLYFQVIDNDVVNKFKSVKSQIFSYRKRTTEEAIEKNLNEQQDAIQDLNKSLNKFDTQQKSLEQLTKTQLEKKVLNFNDKKKLESFLKYQKQQDDMMKQFNKKLHDNLEEFQKDNEEKDKFKEDLKQRLKDNEERLKKDEKLLEELERLQEKINKEELINKLEELAKENKNKKRSLEQMLELTKRFYVEKKLEKLQEDLLNLAEEQEVLSNKPKSENQSEKQDGLNKSFEDYKKEIEDLEKESKVLKKPIEIPRDKLDENEVQSEQNKALDELQKLEEDKEAKPEEQNKNLNDAQKSQKKAAEKMKQMSAQMKSAMQMGGAESMQEDAEMLRQVLDNLVLFSFEQEALMNQFKSIQDDHNKFANYLKKQNDLRVYFEHVDDSLFALSLRQPKLSEQVNKEISEVYYNIDKALELFAENHVYQGVSNQQFTITATNNLSHFLSDVLDNMEESLSMSAGQGGQGEMQLPDIIMGQEELNKMMEEGLSKSEKGKPKEGNGQQEGEDQEGSKESDKKGQNGKAGEEGDGKAGSGQGESDAQDALLFEIYKQQQALRDALKAKLSQEGKSGTGAALVRQMERIEMDLLNEGFTERTLQRMMNLKHQLMRLENATLEQGEDDKRESETPNNDFNGVSTDQLPKAKQYFKTTEILNRQALPLQQIYKERVKLYFKEDHD from the coding sequence ATGAATCATTTTAAAATTATACAAGAAAAGTTAGAGGTATTTATTAGGCGATTTTATTTTAATGAATTGCTTAAAGGTGCCCTGTTATTTTTTACAATAGGCTTGCTGTATTTTCTTCTAACCCTTTTCATAGAATCTGTTTTATGGTTAAACCCTACATCTAGAACCGTGCTGTTTTGGTTGTTCGTGATTGTTGAATTAGGCTTGCTTATTAAATTTTTAGTCTTGCCATTAGCTAAATTATTTAAACTCCAAAAGGGTATTGATTACGAATTTGCTTCTAAAATTATTGGTAAACATTTTCCTGAGGTTAACGATAAACTGCTAAACGTTTTACAATTGCATCAGAATAAATTGCAATCGGAATTGCTCTTGGCGAGTATTGAACAAAAATCGTTGGAGCTTCAACCCGTGCCTTTTAAATTAGCCGTTAATTTTAAATCGACGACAAAGTATTTAAAATATGCTGCCATTCCTGTGCTTATTATTTTATTAGTGTTTTTGTCTGGACATATAAATGGATTTAGCGCGAGTTATAAACGGGTGGTCGATTATAAAACGGCGTATGAGCCACCAGCGCCTTTCAAATTTTTTGTAATAAATAATGATTTAAATGCTGTAGAGAACAAGGATTTTACTGTACGTGTGGAAACTGTTGGTGAAGTGGTTCCAGAATCTGTTCAAATTTTTTATAATGATGAGGTTTATTTTTTAGAGAAAAAGGGGATAGGTACTTTTGAATATGTGTTTTCTCAACCTAAAGAAACAATTGATTTCCGTTTGTCTGCAAACGATGTGTATTCTAAAAACTATCAGATAAATGTAATTCCAACGCCGTCTTTAGTGAGTTTTAATATGATTTTAGATTATCCAAACTATACTAAAAAAGCTAATGAAACCTTGAAAAGCACCGGTAATGCTTCGGTTCCTGAAGGCACGAAAATTACTTGGCAAGTTCAAACTAAGTCGACTAACGAAGTACAGTTTGTATCTAATGACACCAGTCTCTTTGTTTCAGATGGTGCTAACGCCTTTAAGTTTTCTAAGCAGGCGTTTAATCCTTTTAATTACGGATTAAGTACGAGTAATAGCAATCTCAAAAATTATGAAAATTTAGATTTTTCTATTAGGGTTATTAAAGATGAGCACCCTGAAGTGCGTATTAAAGTTGAAAAGGATACGGTCGATTTACAAACCCTTTATTTTTATGGTCAGGTAAGTGACGATTATGGCTTTTCTAAATTACAAATGGTTTATTACCCTTCTCATGATGAAGAAGCTAAACAGATTGTGGTCTTACCATTTTCTAATTCTAATGTTTCTGAATTTGTTACTGCTTTCCCTAATAATTTGAATATTGAAGCAGGAATTTCTTATGATTTATATTTTCAAGTTATTGATAATGACGTAGTTAATAAATTTAAATCGGTTAAAAGTCAGATTTTTAGCTATAGAAAGCGTACTACTGAAGAAGCTATTGAGAAAAACTTAAATGAACAACAAGATGCCATTCAAGATTTGAATAAATCTCTAAATAAATTTGATACGCAGCAAAAGTCCTTGGAGCAATTAACCAAGACCCAACTCGAAAAAAAGGTTTTAAATTTTAATGATAAAAAGAAGTTAGAATCTTTTCTGAAATATCAAAAGCAGCAGGATGACATGATGAAACAATTCAATAAAAAGCTTCATGATAATTTAGAAGAGTTTCAAAAAGACAATGAGGAGAAGGACAAATTTAAAGAAGATTTAAAACAGCGTTTAAAGGACAATGAGGAACGATTAAAAAAGGATGAAAAATTATTGGAGGAGTTAGAACGTCTTCAAGAGAAAATTAATAAAGAAGAACTGATTAATAAACTTGAGGAGCTCGCTAAAGAAAACAAAAATAAGAAACGCAGCTTGGAGCAAATGTTGGAGTTAACCAAACGCTTTTATGTTGAAAAGAAATTGGAGAAGTTGCAAGAAGATTTATTAAATCTTGCTGAAGAACAAGAAGTATTATCTAACAAACCTAAATCTGAAAATCAATCTGAAAAACAAGATGGCTTAAATAAAAGTTTTGAAGACTATAAAAAGGAGATTGAAGATTTAGAGAAAGAAAGTAAAGTTCTAAAAAAACCTATTGAAATTCCGCGGGATAAACTCGATGAAAATGAAGTGCAGTCCGAACAAAATAAAGCGCTTGATGAGCTTCAAAAATTAGAGGAAGATAAAGAGGCTAAACCTGAAGAACAAAATAAAAATTTAAACGATGCTCAAAAGAGCCAGAAGAAGGCTGCCGAAAAAATGAAGCAGATGAGCGCTCAAATGAAATCTGCTATGCAAATGGGTGGAGCGGAATCCATGCAAGAGGATGCCGAAATGTTGCGACAGGTACTAGACAACTTAGTACTTTTTTCTTTCGAGCAAGAGGCCTTGATGAATCAATTTAAAAGTATTCAGGATGATCATAACAAGTTTGCAAATTACCTTAAAAAACAAAATGATTTACGGGTTTATTTCGAGCATGTAGATGATAGTCTTTTTGCTTTATCATTGCGACAGCCAAAATTATCCGAACAAGTTAATAAGGAAATCTCAGAGGTTTATTATAACATAGATAAGGCGTTGGAGTTGTTTGCGGAAAATCACGTTTATCAGGGTGTTTCTAATCAACAATTTACTATTACGGCTACCAATAACCTTTCCCATTTTTTAAGTGACGTTTTGGATAATATGGAAGAAAGCTTGAGCATGTCTGCCGGGCAAGGTGGGCAAGGTGAGATGCAACTTCCTGATATTATTATGGGTCAGGAAGAATTAAACAAGATGATGGAGGAAGGCTTGTCTAAAAGTGAAAAAGGAAAGCCTAAAGAAGGGAATGGACAGCAGGAAGGGGAAGATCAGGAGGGTTCTAAAGAAAGTGATAAAAAGGGACAAAATGGTAAAGCTGGCGAAGAAGGTGATGGTAAAGCGGGTTCAGGACAAGGTGAAAGCGACGCGCAAGATGCTTTATTATTTGAAATTTATAAACAGCAACAGGCCTTACGTGATGCTTTAAAAGCAAAGTTATCACAGGAAGGTAAATCTGGAACGGGAGCTGCTTTGGTGCGTCAGATGGAACGAATCGAAATGGATTTGTTGAATGAAGGTTTTACGGAACGTACGCTTCAACGTATGATGAATTTGAAACATCAGTTAATGCGTTTGGAAAATGCAACTCTAGAACAGGGTGAAGATGATAAACGAGAATCTGAAACACCTAATAATGATTTTAATGGGGTTTCTACGGATCAATTACCGAAGGCAAAACAATATTTTAAAACTACCGAAATTTTAAACCGACAAGCTTTACCTTTGCAGCAAATTTACAAAGAACGTGTAAAGCTATATTTTAAGGAAGATCATGATTAA
- a CDS encoding glutamine--tRNA ligase/YqeY domain fusion protein, with protein sequence MSEERKSLNFIEQIIEEDLANGMSKDDLRFRFPPEPNGYLHIGHTKAIGISFGLGEKYKAPVNLRFDDTNPAKEEQEYVDAIKKDVAWLGYTWDKELFSSDYFQQLYDWAVQLIKEGKAYVDSQSSEAMAEQKGTPTQPGVDGPFRNRTVQENLDLFERMKNGEFDEGEHILRAKIDMQHPNMLMRDPIIYRVLKKHHHRTANDWCVYPMYDWTHGESDYLEQISHSLCSLEFKPHRELYDWFLDQVVEEDKLRPKQREFARLNLSYTIMSKRKLLKLVEDGIVNGWDDPRMPTISGLRRRGYTPAAIRKFVETVGVAKRENVIDVSLLEFCIREDLNKTAPRVMAVLDPVKLVITNYPEDKVEWLEAENNQEDESAGFRKVPFSRELYIEKEDFKEEAGNKFFRLKLGGEVRLKNAYIIKAESVVKDDNGEVTEVHCTYSEDTTKRVKGTLHWVSIPHAIKAEVSEYDRLFNDEAPDSHQDKDFMEFINPNSLKIINAFVEPSLQEAKIGDRFQFQRLGYFNVDDDSTSEKLVFNKTVGLRDSWAKAQPKPQNKPAQNNTQNRPERKAIDVIQQLGKKYTNLPEAKQEKVKTEILKLAEKVSYEELQPLFNTAAKKVGTRIAVALTLGVLLKNGQAKNDDINAFIAKATEDKNDILVAIAKAI encoded by the coding sequence ATGTCTGAAGAAAGAAAATCTCTCAATTTTATTGAGCAAATTATAGAAGAAGATCTAGCTAACGGGATGTCTAAAGATGACTTACGTTTTAGATTTCCTCCAGAACCAAATGGTTATTTACATATTGGTCACACCAAAGCCATCGGTATTAGTTTTGGTTTAGGTGAAAAATATAAGGCCCCTGTTAATTTAAGATTCGATGATACTAATCCGGCTAAAGAAGAGCAGGAGTATGTTGATGCGATTAAGAAAGATGTCGCTTGGTTGGGTTATACTTGGGATAAGGAGTTGTTTTCTTCCGATTATTTTCAACAACTTTACGATTGGGCCGTACAGTTAATTAAAGAGGGTAAAGCTTATGTAGATTCGCAGTCTAGTGAAGCTATGGCCGAGCAAAAAGGGACGCCTACACAACCTGGTGTTGATGGGCCGTTTAGAAATAGAACGGTACAAGAAAATCTCGACCTTTTTGAACGCATGAAAAATGGTGAATTCGATGAAGGTGAACATATTTTACGTGCTAAAATTGACATGCAGCACCCTAATATGCTGATGCGTGATCCTATTATTTACCGTGTTTTAAAGAAGCATCATCACAGAACAGCCAACGATTGGTGTGTCTATCCGATGTACGACTGGACCCATGGTGAGAGTGATTATTTAGAGCAAATTTCACATTCTTTATGTTCCTTGGAATTTAAACCACATAGAGAACTTTACGATTGGTTTTTAGACCAAGTTGTAGAAGAGGATAAGCTTAGACCAAAACAACGCGAATTCGCACGTTTAAATTTAAGTTATACGATTATGAGTAAGCGAAAGCTGCTTAAATTGGTTGAAGATGGTATTGTTAATGGATGGGATGATCCAAGAATGCCTACCATTTCTGGTTTACGTCGTCGTGGATATACGCCTGCAGCCATTAGAAAATTTGTAGAAACGGTTGGTGTGGCTAAACGTGAAAACGTGATTGATGTATCGCTTTTAGAATTTTGTATTCGTGAAGATTTAAATAAAACAGCACCACGTGTTATGGCTGTTTTAGATCCTGTAAAACTGGTTATTACTAACTATCCAGAAGATAAAGTAGAGTGGTTAGAGGCTGAAAATAATCAGGAAGATGAAAGCGCCGGATTTAGAAAGGTGCCTTTTTCTCGTGAATTATATATTGAAAAAGAAGATTTTAAAGAAGAAGCTGGTAACAAGTTTTTCCGTTTAAAATTAGGAGGTGAAGTCCGTTTAAAAAATGCTTACATCATTAAAGCGGAATCGGTTGTTAAAGATGACAATGGTGAAGTAACTGAAGTTCATTGTACCTATTCTGAAGACACCACCAAACGTGTTAAAGGTACTTTGCATTGGGTGTCTATTCCGCATGCGATTAAAGCCGAAGTTAGTGAGTACGATCGCTTGTTTAACGATGAAGCTCCAGATAGTCATCAAGACAAGGACTTTATGGAATTTATCAATCCGAATTCTTTAAAAATTATCAATGCCTTTGTAGAACCTAGTTTACAAGAAGCTAAAATTGGCGACCGTTTTCAGTTTCAACGTTTAGGTTATTTTAATGTTGATGATGATAGCACTTCAGAAAAGTTAGTCTTTAATAAAACAGTTGGTTTACGCGATTCATGGGCTAAAGCGCAACCAAAACCACAAAATAAACCTGCTCAAAATAATACGCAAAATAGACCCGAACGTAAGGCTATAGATGTGATTCAGCAATTGGGTAAAAAATACACCAATTTGCCTGAAGCTAAGCAAGAAAAGGTTAAAACTGAAATATTAAAATTAGCTGAAAAAGTGAGTTATGAAGAGTTACAGCCTTTGTTTAATACCGCTGCTAAAAAGGTAGGAACGCGTATTGCTGTTGCTTTAACTTTAGGCGTTTTATTAAAAAATGGTCAAGCTAAAAATGATGACATTAATGCTTTTATAGCTAAAGCGACCGAAGATAAAAATGACATATTAGTGGCTATAGCCAAAGCGATTTAG
- a CDS encoding zinc ribbon domain-containing protein, translating to MKNLDYTCPKCQNKTYSIGQMRATGGTLSKIFDVQNQKFTSVTCKRCTYTEFYKTKTSALSNVFDLFT from the coding sequence ATGAAAAATTTAGATTATACCTGTCCGAAATGCCAAAACAAAACCTATAGCATCGGACAAATGCGCGCCACGGGTGGTACATTATCTAAAATATTTGATGTACAGAATCAAAAATTTACATCGGTAACCTGTAAACGTTGCACTTATACAGAATTTTATAAAACTAAAACGAGTGCGTTAAGTAACGTATTCGATCTATTTACATAA
- a CDS encoding GNAT family N-acetyltransferase: MKTYKIYDASEVLPQSWDDLVGHDIFLQKKYLKALETGIPNNIQLYYVGVFIDDQLVGISIVQHVKLYLKDMFRKTQVSCVKEFFQRQISKVLKGNVLVVGNLTHTGQHGMFYDKNTISFGVYTSLVFNALKTLKTRIKENDGKTVRLVILKDFFKDDLLYNQSQVYQSEGLHQVAVQPNMIMNVRPNWENFGDYTSELTKKYRDRYKRAKKKFGKIISKELDLELVKIHHETLHKLYLNVSNNAKFNSFVLPENHFLSLKQQLGTDFKVYGYFLDGTLVGFYTLILNGQQLETYFLGYDKAHQFTNQLYLNMLYDMLQFGIENKFKNIVYARTAMAIKSSVGAKAIPMEMYMKHTNKFWNWILKPVFKLMNPKQEWEERHPFK, encoded by the coding sequence TTGAAAACCTATAAAATTTACGATGCTTCTGAAGTGCTTCCACAATCATGGGATGATTTAGTGGGACATGACATTTTTCTACAAAAAAAGTATTTAAAAGCCTTAGAAACGGGTATTCCCAATAATATTCAGTTGTATTATGTTGGTGTTTTTATAGACGATCAATTGGTTGGGATAAGTATCGTTCAGCATGTAAAATTATATCTTAAAGACATGTTTCGGAAAACTCAAGTTTCTTGTGTTAAAGAGTTTTTTCAACGGCAAATTTCAAAAGTTTTAAAAGGCAATGTGTTAGTTGTTGGTAATCTTACGCACACAGGTCAGCACGGTATGTTCTACGATAAAAACACTATTTCCTTTGGTGTATACACGAGTTTAGTATTTAATGCGTTAAAAACGCTTAAAACACGTATTAAAGAAAACGATGGTAAAACGGTGCGCTTAGTTATTCTTAAAGATTTTTTTAAAGATGATTTGCTATATAACCAATCTCAGGTTTATCAAAGCGAAGGCTTACATCAAGTGGCCGTACAGCCTAATATGATTATGAACGTGCGGCCCAATTGGGAAAATTTTGGAGACTATACTTCAGAACTAACCAAGAAATATAGAGACCGTTATAAACGCGCTAAAAAAAAGTTTGGAAAAATTATTAGCAAAGAACTGGATTTAGAGCTTGTTAAAATTCATCATGAAACGCTTCATAAATTATATTTGAATGTCTCCAATAACGCCAAGTTTAATTCTTTTGTATTACCCGAAAATCATTTTTTAAGCTTAAAACAACAATTGGGAACCGATTTTAAAGTATATGGTTACTTTTTGGATGGTACTTTAGTTGGTTTTTACACCCTTATTTTAAACGGTCAGCAATTAGAAACATACTTTTTGGGTTATGATAAAGCCCATCAATTTACCAATCAGCTTTATTTAAATATGCTGTATGATATGCTGCAGTTTGGTATAGAAAACAAGTTTAAAAACATTGTTTATGCGCGCACGGCCATGGCCATTAAGAGTTCTGTAGGGGCTAAAGCGATACCTATGGAAATGTATATGAAGCACACTAATAAGTTCTGGAATTGGATTTTAAAGCCGGTTTTTAAACTCATGAATCCCAAGCAAGAGTGGGAGGAAAGACACCCTTTTAAGTAG
- a CDS encoding DUF1761 domain-containing protein — protein MLVAAISALVIGFIWYHPKVFGTAWMRSAGLTEADLKGGNMAKIFILALFFAFLLSTALPGIVIHQVGALSLVGGDPSNALPSYAAFLSDYGNAFRTFKHGALHGTLTGIFIALPILGTNALFERKGAKYIFINSGYWIVTLAIMGGIICAW, from the coding sequence ATGCTTGTAGCTGCTATTTCGGCATTGGTTATCGGATTTATTTGGTATCATCCTAAAGTATTTGGAACTGCTTGGATGCGCTCGGCTGGCTTAACTGAAGCCGATTTGAAAGGCGGTAATATGGCTAAGATCTTTATTTTAGCACTCTTTTTTGCTTTTTTATTATCAACGGCACTTCCTGGTATTGTTATTCATCAAGTTGGCGCTTTAAGCTTGGTTGGTGGTGATCCTTCTAACGCTTTACCTTCCTATGCCGCATTTCTTTCAGATTATGGAAATGCCTTTAGAACCTTTAAACACGGTGCCTTGCATGGTACTTTAACAGGAATATTTATTGCCTTACCCATTTTAGGTACTAATGCACTTTTTGAAAGAAAGGGCGCAAAATATATCTTTATAAATAGTGGCTATTGGATTGTCACTTTAGCCATTATGGGTGGCATTATTTGTGCTTGGTAA
- a CDS encoding SPFH domain-containing protein: protein MSFILFPIIFLGLIIIITGLFTVKQQSAAIIERFGKFQSIRQSGLQLKIPLVDRVSGRLSLKIQQLDVIIETKTLDDVFVRLKVSVQYKVIKEKVYDAFYKLDYPHEQITSYVFDVVRAEVPKMKLDDVFVKKDDIALAVKAELNDAMLDYGFDIIKTLVTDIDPDPQVKAAMNRINAADREKTAAQYEGDAQRILIVEKAKAEAESKRLQGQGIADQRREIARGLEESVEVLNRVGINSQEASALIVVTQHYDTLQSLGEETNSNLILLPNAPQAGSNMLNDMVASFTASNQIGEMMKENKKKKED from the coding sequence ATGTCTTTCATTTTATTTCCCATTATTTTTTTAGGTCTCATTATCATTATAACAGGCCTATTTACGGTTAAACAACAATCAGCAGCCATTATTGAACGTTTCGGTAAATTTCAAAGCATACGCCAATCTGGATTACAACTAAAAATACCGTTAGTAGATCGTGTTTCCGGACGTTTAAGTTTAAAAATTCAACAATTAGATGTTATCATTGAAACCAAAACTTTGGATGATGTATTTGTTAGACTTAAAGTTTCTGTACAATACAAAGTGATAAAAGAAAAAGTATATGATGCCTTTTATAAACTCGATTATCCGCATGAGCAAATAACTTCATACGTCTTTGATGTGGTTCGTGCTGAAGTTCCTAAAATGAAATTAGATGATGTTTTTGTTAAAAAAGATGATATCGCATTAGCAGTAAAAGCCGAATTAAATGATGCCATGCTAGATTATGGTTTTGATATCATTAAAACCTTAGTTACCGATATAGATCCAGATCCACAAGTAAAAGCAGCCATGAACCGTATTAATGCTGCCGACAGAGAAAAAACAGCAGCGCAATATGAAGGTGATGCACAACGTATTTTAATTGTTGAAAAAGCAAAAGCTGAAGCCGAAAGTAAACGTTTACAAGGACAAGGTATTGCCGATCAACGTCGTGAAATTGCACGTGGTTTAGAGGAATCGGTTGAAGTTTTAAATCGTGTGGGTATTAACAGTCAAGAAGCTTCGGCATTAATTGTTGTAACACAGCACTACGATACCCTACAATCTTTAGGAGAAGAAACTAATAGTAACCTAATTTTATTACCCAATGCACCACAAGCTGGTAGTAACATGCTAAACGATATGGTAGCTAGTTTTACTGCAAGTAACCAAATAGGTGAAATGATGAAGGAGAATAAAAAGAAGAAAGAAGATTAA
- the gltX gene encoding glutamate--tRNA ligase: protein MTKKVRVRFAPSPTGPLHIGGVRTALFNYLFAKKHGGDFILRIEDTDQNRYVEGAEQYIIDALKWCGMPIDEGVGKEGAFGPYRQSERKDLYKQYADELIASGNAYYAFDTAETLDFHRKDHEAKGKTFIYNWHNRLKLSNSLSLSAEETQAKIDAGEDYVVRFKSPQDETLHLKDIIRGDIKIDTNILDDKVLFKSDGMPTYHLANIVDDHLMEITHVIRGEEWLPSLALHYQLYKAFGWEAPEFAHLPLILKPTGKGKLSKRDGDKLGFPVFPLEWKDPKTNEISRGYKEDGYFPEAMVNFLAFLGWNPGTEQEIFSLDQLINDFDLKRVNKAGARFDPDKTKWFNHHYMQEQYDEVLAEAFKPIVDAKLNADIDSQYIGMAIGLVKERATFVSDFWDLTHYFFTAPTSYDEKASKKAFKEDTKAILSEISTIVNGIEDFTVENIQTTIKGWITSNEIGFGKVMMPLRLALVGALQGPDVFDIMYMIGKNESIKRIENVISTL from the coding sequence ATGACCAAAAAAGTTCGTGTGCGTTTTGCACCTAGCCCGACAGGACCTTTACATATTGGAGGCGTAAGAACCGCCTTATTCAATTATTTATTTGCCAAGAAACATGGTGGAGATTTTATTCTACGTATTGAAGACACCGATCAGAACCGCTATGTTGAAGGTGCTGAACAATACATTATTGATGCCCTAAAATGGTGCGGAATGCCAATTGATGAAGGTGTTGGTAAAGAAGGCGCCTTTGGTCCTTACCGCCAAAGTGAACGTAAAGATTTATACAAACAATACGCCGATGAATTAATCGCATCGGGTAATGCCTATTATGCTTTTGATACGGCTGAAACATTAGATTTCCACAGAAAAGATCATGAAGCTAAAGGAAAAACTTTTATTTATAATTGGCACAACCGCTTAAAATTGAGTAACTCTTTATCGCTTAGCGCGGAAGAAACACAGGCTAAAATTGATGCTGGTGAAGATTATGTGGTTCGTTTTAAATCACCTCAAGATGAAACTTTACATCTTAAAGATATTATTCGTGGTGATATTAAAATCGATACCAATATTTTAGATGATAAAGTATTGTTTAAAAGTGATGGCATGCCAACCTATCATTTGGCGAATATTGTAGACGACCATTTAATGGAAATTACTCATGTGATTCGTGGTGAAGAATGGTTACCTTCTTTAGCCTTACACTATCAATTATATAAAGCCTTCGGATGGGAAGCTCCAGAATTTGCGCATTTACCTTTAATTTTAAAACCTACTGGTAAAGGAAAATTAAGCAAACGCGATGGCGATAAATTAGGCTTTCCTGTATTTCCTTTAGAATGGAAAGATCCAAAAACAAACGAAATTTCTAGAGGTTATAAAGAAGATGGTTATTTCCCTGAAGCCATGGTAAACTTCCTAGCCTTTTTAGGGTGGAACCCAGGTACGGAACAAGAGATTTTTAGTCTTGATCAGCTTATAAATGATTTCGATTTAAAACGGGTAAACAAAGCAGGAGCTCGTTTCGATCCTGATAAAACAAAATGGTTTAACCACCATTACATGCAAGAGCAATACGACGAAGTATTAGCGGAAGCTTTTAAACCTATTGTTGACGCTAAATTAAATGCCGATATCGATAGTCAATACATCGGTATGGCCATTGGTTTGGTTAAAGAGCGTGCCACATTTGTATCAGATTTTTGGGATTTAACCCATTATTTTTTCACGGCACCAACATCATACGATGAAAAAGCCTCGAAAAAAGCGTTTAAAGAAGATACCAAAGCTATTTTATCTGAAATCAGTACTATCGTGAATGGTATTGAAGATTTTACGGTTGAAAACATTCAAACAACTATAAAAGGATGGATTACAAGCAACGAGATTGGTTTCGGAAAAGTGATGATGCCTTTACGTTTGGCTTTAGTTGGCGCTTTACAAGGTCCAGATGTTTTTGATATCATGTATATGATTGGCAAAAATGAAAGTATCAAACGTATTGAAAACGTGATAAGTACGCTTTAA